The following proteins come from a genomic window of Synergistaceae bacterium:
- a CDS encoding TetR/AcrR family transcriptional regulator: protein MPHNSCRERERGMTVRKSREEAAETREKILDSALEIMSRQPFSKVSLTKIAERVGLSKGAVYWHFKNRNDLLVSLVEDINGRMAELSPDWAPRSEADVRNYFAVRLERARKSRRMLDICRLMMRRFEWPEEVREKIYGIVREKMTQDRIRLEKFFAGRKTEEYSLPPMELATVVSAVFHGLFIAQIDDIAEAGNLARYVDFVLRALIYAR from the coding sequence ATGCCCCATAATTCTTGCAGGGAACGTGAAAGGGGCATGACGGTGCGCAAAAGCAGAGAGGAAGCTGCGGAGACGCGGGAGAAAATCCTTGACTCGGCCCTTGAAATCATGAGCAGGCAGCCTTTTTCGAAGGTGTCGCTGACAAAAATTGCCGAACGGGTGGGACTGTCGAAAGGCGCGGTTTACTGGCATTTCAAAAACCGGAACGACCTTCTCGTCAGCCTTGTGGAGGACATCAACGGCCGAATGGCGGAGTTGAGTCCGGATTGGGCGCCTCGGTCGGAGGCGGACGTGCGGAACTACTTTGCCGTCCGACTGGAACGGGCTCGCAAAAGCAGACGGATGCTGGATATTTGTCGTCTGATGATGCGGCGTTTCGAGTGGCCGGAGGAGGTTCGGGAAAAAATTTACGGCATAGTGCGGGAGAAGATGACTCAGGATCGAATCAGACTGGAAAAATTCTTCGCCGGCCGGAAAACGGAGGAGTACTCCCTTCCTCCGATGGAACTGGCGACGGTGGTATCGGCGGTGTTCCATGGGCTTTTCATCGCTCAGATCGACGACATCGCGGAGGCCGGCAACCTCGCCCGATACGTGGATTTTGTGCTGCGGGCCCTGATTTATGCGCGCTGA